GCTTGCTCGAGCGAGGCGACGCGTCTCGAGTAGGGCTTAGTAGATGAGTGCCGAACTATCGCTGATCCAAAATCTTGATCAGATGCCATCCGAACTGCGTCCTCACAGGACCTACGGTCGAACCTTTCTGACCATTGAAAGCGGCCTCTTCGAACTCCCGGACCATCTGTCCTCTGCCGAACCACCCGAGGTCGCCTCCTTTCTTGCCTGACGGACAATCCGAGAACCTCTTCGCCAGCTCAACGAAGTTCTCGCCCGAGTTGACCTTCGTGAGCAGTTCCTTTGCCTTGTCCTCGCCCTTCACAAGGATGTGCGCTGCATGGACTTGCTTTGCCATGGCCAAGCGTAACGAATCGATAGATATGAATCTTGCCGATGGTCTTTGAGGAATACAAGCGGTCGCCGTTGTCGCGCTCGACGAATCTAAAAGCCCAATTACATCCTTGGCGTTGTGGCGTGTCATGGACGAGTGGACCTACCTAGCCTTCTTCGCGGGAGCGCTGACATCGACTGGTTATCTGCCTCAGATCATCAAAGGCTTCAGGACCAAGAGGCTCGAGGACGTCTCATTGCTCATGCCAGCAGTGCTTGGCATCGGCATGTTCCTCTGGCTCGTGTACGGATTGGCCAGAGAAGATCCTGCCATAATCGCGGCAAACGTCGTAGGCTCTTCATTCACCGCGATCCTGGTTCTGATGAAAGTGCGATATGACGCATCGAGTTCGCGGAAATGACCGTCAAAGCCTGCTCATACGCTTCTCGTCTCGGATGTCGATGCAGTCCTCACGGCCCGTGTCTCGCTCGGGATTTGCGAAGAAGTAGAGGAATAGCGCAATTCCGGGTGAGAACACAGCAGCCAGCATCCATTGCAGGGTAGAGCCGCTCACCTGGAATCCATCCTCCGAGCAAGCAACGACCAGCAAGAGACCGACTATGAACATGATCATGAGAACGACGAAGATGGCACTCAGAATCGCCGAAGCATCTGGGCCTAAGGATTGGGTGAAGAAGATCGCGAGAGTGACAACGACGCCCAGAAATGACACCATGCTGACTAGAACGCCACACGCCATGCCTCTGTCCGTTTATACCACCTGAATGTTTACGAGCGTCTTGGCGTTATCTATGCTCTTCCTCGAGATACCAGCCGCCAGAGACGGTCGAGGCCCTCCGGCGAAATCACGCCCTGGATTCGGCCGATCTCGGTGCCTCCAACAAACGCAGCCACAGTTGGAATCTCATCTATGTTCCAATCCTTCCATTCAGGATCTCCGCGCATGATCTCCACCATGAATATGGGTCCAGCCCTGCTATCTGTCCAGGACTCCCAGGTGGGCTTGGACTCCCTGCAGTCGATGCACCAGTTACCGAAGAAAAGAACCAGAGCAGCCTCGCGCTCCTCTCTCACGATTCTAGCGAGCTTGTTGGATTTGATCTCCTTCGCCAATTGAACTACCTGAGCACCAAATGATAGGAAGGATAGTTGAAGCTTAGCCCTGCAAGGCAATCTGTAGACATACGCACATTCGGCCTCCAAGCTGAATATCGAGTGAGTCGATTCAAGGACGACTAGTCCTCACGGGCTGGCGCCGTGAGATCCCACTCCCCTGCCTCCTTAGGCGGGCTCGGTTGCCGCGGCTTCTTCCTTGTTATGTAGACCTCGAACGCAAGTATGACTGCCACAGCCAATAACGCCAGGGCCGGAGCGAGCCATACAATCAGAGCATCCCGCACGGGGTCGATTCTCTCCTGTAGATAGTATCCTGAAGTGTCTGGTGATTTTGGCAAGATATGGTCGTATTGTGTTGCCATGCCGATGACGAGCAGGAACACCGCTCCCATTGCAAGGAGCCACGTGCAAGATAGAAGCACTACTATCCGTGTGTTCTCATCGGGAGAAAGGAGGTCTCTCGCCTTCCAAGAAAGCCCGTAGTACACGAACCCGTGGTCCTCGTATCTCTTGACGAGGCCGCCCTCCTCCATCTTCTTCAGGTGCCTGAAGACCGCCGCCTTGTCTATGTTGAGTGACTCGGCAAGCTGCGACACGGTCCTCCGCATCGGCTGTAGCGATTTCAGTATGTCCAGCCTCGTGTCAGAGGCTAGCGCGAACAACGCTTTCTTGTCAAGCTCTACTCGCATCCTCGGGTCGCCTAGATGGAATAGGTGCTCCTGGAACATTAAGCTCCCCTTAGTAGGACGGGGTGGTGCTGCGGGTCATCCTCAGAGTAGACCAACGAGTTCTCCTCCTGCAGGTCGGAGAGCCTATTGACCTTCAGCATCGAATATGATATCGTATACAGATGGTCCTCAATGTAGAGCGACCTTTGGACCTCCGCATCCCTCCAAACGCTTGTGGCTTGGTGCTGTATCACACCTCTGAATGATATACCGCCGGTCAGCGAGATGTCGAAGACGTACGCACCACCAGTGTAGGTGGAGTAACCTGACGCATAATCGTAGCTAGTCACAGGGATGACTAGCAGCTGCTTCTGGAGGTCGAACAGGACTGCCTTGTGGTCTGAAAGGGCAGCGGACCACGAGTACGATTCGGTTAGGCACTTACTTTGTTCAGTCGGATTGGCCGGGTCCGAGACGTTGTACAGCGCTATCTTAAGTCTGCCTGATTCCGACCCGATGCCGAGCACATGGTCCCGATCCACAGGATGCAGATAGGACGAGAAGCCAGGCATGGACAACTCTCCGACCACCCTCGGTGCTGTCGCGGTCGAAAGGTCGATCACGAACAGCGGGTCCACCTGTCTGAATGTGATCAGATAGAGGGTGTCTCCGACGAACCTAGCGGCGTAGATGTCTTCGGATGGCGCGAGCCCTTCCAGCGCCCCTACTGTCCTGAGCTCATCGTCGAGGATGTACACGTTGTTCATGGTGACGTTCCCGGAATTAGTCGTGGCGACTCTCAAGTACGGTGCTTCCTCACCCATCGAGAACTGATTCAACAGCCAACCGCTGACGTCTCCTCTTGCTGAGGCCGACATTCTGAGTCCGTCGACCGTCACCTTATAGATTGAGGTGGTTGTCGTGCTCCGCCATTGAGCTACAGATCCTGACGGCGAAGTGGGCGACTCCATATCCCACTTTTGGAAGGTGAGATAGAGCGCGCTCTGGGACATGTAGATCATGGACGATGACCCGGCGACTATCGAAATGTAATAGAAGCCACCCGTCGTCAATCGAACGGAGAGCATGTTCAAGAACGAGTTCGCGTCCTTCGTGTCCGGGTCATATCCAATCCTTACCGGGTCGAAGCTGTTCTCCGAGCCGCCGACCCAGTACTTGGGCAGGATCTCCAGGCCGCTGGAACCCCAAACATACGACTGTGAAATCACGTAGAGGTAGTCTCCTATCAACCTGCTCCCGACATAGTGCCCGGATATGCTGTATGATGCCTCGAGCCTAGGCGTTGATGGGTGGGTCATGTCGAACACGGAAACGATCGTCCGGATACCTTCCGGCCTGCTGAGCGACGAGAAATCCATCAGCCGGATATCCAGCGGGTCGTATCGACCGCCCACCCATGAGATTACGACCAGCTTGCCATCCGTGATGAACAATCCAGAAACGCCGAAATTGGCTTCTTGGGTTTCGCCTTCCAGGATATCATCCGCATCGATAGAGGAGACGTTCCTAAGATCCTCGGGCGGGTATGCCGCGACGATGCTCACCCTGTCTGATGACGCAATGTATGCGTAGATTCCGTCGGTCTTCACGATGTCCGCCTCATCGACCCCCGCAACCTGTATGTTCGTTTCGGAGTGTGAGGGCGCGCCCATCTCGTACTTGAGGGAGCCATCAGATAGCAGGGGGTCGCCTGAGTGCCAGCCCAGGTAGGGATATCCTTGACTGGCCGCATCTAGAGACTTCTCGAAAAAGAGTGACATCTCGGCCCTTGAGCGAAACGTGGCCAACACTTGCTGGTCTATCGTCAATGGCTGATGGCCGTCTGTTCGGATTATCGCGTATACCAAGGTTCCGGCGGAGATTGCCACGATTGCCACGAGAAGTGCAAGCAGAGCTTTGAGATGGGAGTCCATGGTTGTCGAATGACCAGTGGCCGACAAGCTATAAGAAAACGTGTTCGCCGTTGACTTGGAGGTCAACGGCTTGTGAGGTTTGCCCAGATCTACTTGCTCTTCTTTGAAATCTTCGCCAAGACGACGACAACTCCGACCAATCCTAGAACTGGAAGCATGAGGGTCGTGAATTCTGGGATCAGCGTTGAGTCGATGTTTATGATCTGGTCGTCATACGGCGCGCCTGCCCCTGTCTCCGTGTCGGTCGTGGATACAGCCCAAACGTGTATGGTCACGGCCCCCGAGGAAGGCGCCGTCCAGTCAACTGTCCAAGTATCGACAGTCATCGGCCTTGTGTCCGCCGTCGAGGCGATTGCCGCCGGATTGTTCACCTCAACATTGGGGCCGGGGTTGAGGAGGGTCCCACCGCCTGATAGCGTCAACAAGAACCCATTCTCTTCTGAAGCCCCGTTAACATCCGTGACGTTTATGAATATCGTATAGGTGGCCCCTGGCGTGTATGTCGCTGGCAAACCTGAGACACTTAGCATACCTACCGACTGCACATCATGGCAGGGAGTGCAGTCCACCTCGCGAGACGGCTGTGCGGTCGATATGCTAGCAGGCGCCAAAGCGACTGCAAGCAACACGATTGTCCCGACCAAGGCGAGCAACGACGCAACTCGTTTTCGTGAAGTCGTCGGAGCTGCTGCTCTAGGAGGTCGTTCTGTGACCTTCACAAATTCTCCGGTCAAACCTGTTCTGTCCATCCTGCTCGAATCATCAGTTCTCAATATGTCACCTCAAACGATTTGTCCCTAGGTCCGATTGATGCTGGGCATCTGATCCCAGGATTTCAGCCCTTGACAGCAATCATACTATATAACACTGTTACCTTGCGATTTATATAACATTGTTACCTCGCAATTGCAGAAAACCTG
The Candidatus Thermoplasmatota archaeon genome window above contains:
- a CDS encoding thioredoxin family protein, producing the protein MAKEIKSNKLARIVREEREAALVLFFGNWCIDCRESKPTWESWTDSRAGPIFMVEIMRGDPEWKDWNIDEIPTVAAFVGGTEIGRIQGVISPEGLDRLWRLVSRGRA
- a CDS encoding beta-propeller domain-containing protein is translated as MDSHLKALLALLVAIVAISAGTLVYAIIRTDGHQPLTIDQQVLATFRSRAEMSLFFEKSLDAASQGYPYLGWHSGDPLLSDGSLKYEMGAPSHSETNIQVAGVDEADIVKTDGIYAYIASSDRVSIVAAYPPEDLRNVSSIDADDILEGETQEANFGVSGLFITDGKLVVISWVGGRYDPLDIRLMDFSSLSRPEGIRTIVSVFDMTHPSTPRLEASYSISGHYVGSRLIGDYLYVISQSYVWGSSGLEILPKYWVGGSENSFDPVRIGYDPDTKDANSFLNMLSVRLTTGGFYYISIVAGSSSMIYMSQSALYLTFQKWDMESPTSPSGSVAQWRSTTTTSIYKVTVDGLRMSASARGDVSGWLLNQFSMGEEAPYLRVATTNSGNVTMNNVYILDDELRTVGALEGLAPSEDIYAARFVGDTLYLITFRQVDPLFVIDLSTATAPRVVGELSMPGFSSYLHPVDRDHVLGIGSESGRLKIALYNVSDPANPTEQSKCLTESYSWSAALSDHKAVLFDLQKQLLVIPVTSYDYASGYSTYTGGAYVFDISLTGGISFRGVIQHQATSVWRDAEVQRSLYIEDHLYTISYSMLKVNRLSDLQEENSLVYSEDDPQHHPVLLRGA
- a CDS encoding winged helix-turn-helix domain-containing protein; translated protein: MFQEHLFHLGDPRMRVELDKKALFALASDTRLDILKSLQPMRRTVSQLAESLNIDKAAVFRHLKKMEEGGLVKRYEDHGFVYYGLSWKARDLLSPDENTRIVVLLSCTWLLAMGAVFLLVIGMATQYDHILPKSPDTSGYYLQERIDPVRDALIVWLAPALALLAVAVILAFEVYITRKKPRQPSPPKEAGEWDLTAPARED
- a CDS encoding peptidyl-prolyl cis-trans isomerase, giving the protein MAKQVHAAHILVKGEDKAKELLTKVNSGENFVELAKRFSDCPSGKKGGDLGWFGRGQMVREFEEAAFNGQKGSTVGPVRTQFGWHLIKILDQR